The stretch of DNA TTACTTTCTAGAACACTCGTTTTTACTGCTCTATTGTAAATTTTAATTCCTAGAGCAATTGGGTAATGAATTGATACGAAATTTCAAAACGCAAATAATAAGATGATCGCACTTCTGCTTACAAACCGTCACTCCAAAACACACAATTACTAGCGATAACATtagtattcaattggaaattgcTAGCGAAAAAGCATCAGGCAATCACAAACGCTTCGCTGCTTTTGTTGACACCAAATCGTAATTCATGGCGCGAGGTGCGCCATGCGCTGACCAACAAACATTCTTTGGAACGAAATAGCACATTATTCATTCAACGAAGATAGAATAAATAATGGATGCAGGTACTTTGAAGCCACACACGAATTCACAAGCGTGTATCGACAGCTCGTTATCATCAATCTTATTTATACGTTATCATTAAAAGTCGTCAAAATTACTTCCCAATCCGTCAGCAATTCAGTTAAGCACAAGGCCCGCCAAGCGTGGGTAAACAAACTCCGATTTTCACAGAAATCCTTTTTTCGTCCTCATCTTTCAGGATCCTGCAAACATGAAATCGTTCGCCGTAATCGTCCTAGCACTGGTGGTGGCCGTAGCCGCCCAGGACAAGTACACCTCCAAATACGACGGGATCGACGTCGACGAGATCCTCAAGTCGGATCGGCTGTTCAACAACTACTACAAGTGCCTGCTCGATCAGGGTCGCTGCACACCGGATGCGAACGAACTTAAGCGCATCCTGCCGGAAGCCCTCAAAACCAACTGTGCCAAGTGTAGCGAGAAACAGCGCAACGGAGCGATTCAAGTTATCAACTACATGATCGACAACCGTGCGGAACAGTGGAAGGTTCTGCAGCAGAAGTACGATCCGGACAACGTGTACGTCAACAAGTACCGGGACGAAGCCCGCGCCGCCGGAATCAAACTGTAGATGGAAGCCCGCCCCATCAGCAAGTGACGACCAGTGCATACCGTGAAAAAAACAGAATCTAGAAGCCAAAGTTCCAATGTACTGTTTTCGtttttaactatttgtttttataatttaccATGCATTAAAAGTCTTTTGCTTGTA from Toxorhynchites rutilus septentrionalis strain SRP chromosome 3, ASM2978413v1, whole genome shotgun sequence encodes:
- the LOC129777367 gene encoding ejaculatory bulb-specific protein 3-like; the encoded protein is MKSFAVIVLALVVAVAAQDKYTSKYDGIDVDEILKSDRLFNNYYKCLLDQGRCTPDANELKRILPEALKTNCAKCSEKQRNGAIQVINYMIDNRAEQWKVLQQKYDPDNVYVNKYRDEARAAGIKL